agaagaacGGATAAATGACCTgaaggacagaatggtagaaatcactactgcagaacagaatacagaaaaaaaaaaatgaaaaaaaaaaaaaaaaatgaagacagcctaagagacctctgggacaacattaaagcACCAACATTCGCATTACAGTGGTCTCAGGAggaggaacggagaaggcaacggcaccccactccagtactcttgcctggacaatcccatggacggaggagcctgataggctgcagtccatggggtcactaagagtcgaacacgactgagcgacttccctttcgattttcactttcatgcattggagaaggcaatggcaacccactccagtgttcttgcctggagaatcccagggatgggggagcctggtgggctgccgtctatggggtctcgaagagtcggacacgactgaagcgacttagcagtaggagGAGGAGAGATAAAggacttgagaaaatatttgaagaaataatagctgaaaacttccctaagatgggaaaggaaataatcaaccaagtccaggaaaagcagaagagtcccaggcaggacgaacccaaggaggaacacccCAAGATACACAGTTCTTAAactgacaaagataaaatattagaagcaacaagggaaaaaagacacacaacatacaagggaactcccatcaggttGCCAggtgatttctcaacagaaactctacaagcccgAAGAGAGAGGCACGACGTATTTAAAGTGATggaagggaagaacctacaacgaggaatactctacccagaaagactctccttcagatacGATGGAGAAGTCAAGAagtcaaaagctttccagacaagcaaaagttaacaggttcagcaccaccaaaccatctgtacatgctaaaggaacttctccagacaggaaacacaagagaaggaaaagacctacagaaaatacacttaaaagaaaatggaaataggatCGTACATATCGATaatcaccttaaatgtaaatggattgaatgtgccaaccaaaagacacagactggccaGGCAGATGAAAACatatgcatgtatgcacttcGACTTACCatatcactctgcttgaccccccaaagtgcatgtaattattttatactcttaggttaatcatgttcccattatggcttgcaactgtaattatcttttatgtctggctattgattgtgaaaactgataaacatcttttactactgtgattatataactattactcacttaataccattgtatcatgactggtcaacagaaaaataatagaattctgtaTCACCAAAATTgctatttaatagaaaaacttgtaatcactttttaaaatccagatgcatatgaGAATTATCTTGGTTTggtaaaaaatacaaatgcccaggtattactttttttcttcaaaaccccagatatgtttctaatgagcagccatgtttaaaaacaactggactatatgatgatcttttatttttatctagtttgttcCATTTTTTCTATTCCATATTCAAATAGTGCTCCCATTTCACTTAGTTTATACTTTCCAATGTCTccaacttttctctctctcttttttaagttcCTTCTCAGGTCTTTATCAAGTGtggtagaaaagcttttgtatacatatatatgtgtgtgtgtatatatattatatatatatatagtatgtgtaatatatatatattttagaaaacataaattttgtctaaaaaaattatgacattttgattccacttgattttgtatgaatagaatgctagatttctaatctAAAAGAAACAGCAGATctacaacaagcaacaaaggtatactgtatagcacagggaacaacagtcaatatcttgtaataacctataatggaaaataatctcaaaaataatatatgtatatgtataactgaatcaccctgctgtgtacctgaaacactgtaagtcagCCATACTTCAATACAATATATatatcaagaagaaaaaagaaagaagtctgggaccaatatattttcagttttataaagaaTTCTCATTACATTTCCATTTCATTCATCTTGGTGGCCTTTCTcagattatttgacttttttagaGTAGGAAGAGTTGTAATTAAGAATTCATATCTATTCACTCACCATAGGCATCAAAATGAACAAACCAAGACAAAACTCTAAGGTCAGTTAAATTAGCCAAAGACAAAGCATTTCCCTGTATGTACATTGAAAAGGAAATCTGATTTCTCATCTACCTTCTTTCCCCCTTTCTTGCTTACAGAAAAGAGGTGAAATAACAGTATGTacaacggggcttcccaggtggtgcagtgatagagaatccgcctgccaatgcaagagactcgacAGTTACAGGTTTgaccccttggtcaggaagatcccctgggggatgaaatggcagtccactccactattcttgcctggagaattccacagacacaggagcctggtgggctttactCCATGGGcccacagagaattggacacattgagcaactgagtgtgcgtgtgcacacacacacactaaaaataataatatatataacatgattCTAAATATAAGCTACTAAGTTACTCAAAACCCTAGCAGATAAAATTAGCTATCAAGTACTAGTTTTGTGGTCTGATCTGCATTTAGTAAACATTATTAGTCAGAAAATTCAAGGTCAATACTGTTCAAAGGTAAGATTCATTCAGCTTCGTCATTCTTAAATATTAAGCCTATGAAGAATAAAACAGTTAAATACAAAGTAAATACCCTGCTAGAAAAGATGCAAATTTCTTAAATATACTCACAGATGAGTACTACGGAAGTGATGGAGTGTCAAAATATACAAATTCaacatattatattaaaaataatatattaataattccaaaataaaacaaattgagATCTTTTGTATGTGTTAAATGTAAAGCACTCAAAAGAATTGCAAATAAAGTTacaattttctcttaaaaatgattttatgtatcttttttggGCAGCAGTTATAGAATAACAGCTAAAACTGAATGAGTTATATCACAAACCTGAAACTGTGGGATTGTCATTTCAAAGGACTTGTTCTTCACTTGGCCTGAATGATCTGCCACTTTGAGCATCACAGCAACATAAGGATACTTAAGAGATCTGCAACTGTCGGAGCTCACAGCCATACCCAGTTTCCACTCAAAATCTATGAGCTGTAATAAAAGAGTTCACAATAATACACAAGTTATAACATTGCCCTGAATGCAGATATTTATTCACATTACTGCTCTCAAATTCAAGTTTTAACTTCAAGTCCaatcataataaaagaaaatgtcttcAACGTAATATTGTTAGGGGGATAATAATCAAATGAACATGGAGAGAGGCAAAGGGACACAAACAGGGCTGGAAAACAACAACACTGTCATAATTACAAAAATTTTCCACCAGATGTGTAAGGGAGGCAGATGTGTCAatatcattttcctttgtttttttcagtttgctTCTGTCCTTAAGGGGACTTTTGAATCATCTCTTATCTCATTTTCCTGTTCCACTTATGTCCTTCCCGCATTTCACAACCTGAAAGTCCTAAAGTGCAACGTGAGTTATACACCATCTTCATATTGACTGAGGCACACATGAGAACAATTCGTTTCCTTCCTCATCTCAGGCCTTGACCTGAAACCTTACACTAGCATGAATGCTGGGGGAGGTGGTTTTAGATTTCATCACTGCTGATGGATACTCGTCAGGTGATGTGCTAGGCAGTTTACATGCATTAAATGCCACACTGAATCATCATAACATTATAgactattatttccattttgcagatgataaaactgaattTCAGAGAGCAGATATAAAATGCACAAGGTCACACATTTCTGGACTCAGCTAAAACCAAAGTCTTTTTGACTCCAAAGATTACATGCTTTGGAGTATGTAATACTTTCTATCAATACTTTATAGCTAATTCTTTTCAATGATTGCTCAGTGTTTCCATGACATAAAACAGGACTGGATAAATGCAGCCCTTAATACAGAGCTCAAACCTTAAGATAGTATACGGAAGAAAATTTTGTATCTTGTACCCAAAGCTTAGGCAGATAGGTAGGACACAGTAGGCACTTATCAAAAATACCTACTGACCAATACCTTCTGCGACCAAATGAATGCTTACTGGGCAAACAGCTttacttattaataaaattttataaaaggtGGGTTTAATATAAGGACGAAACTTTCCTCCCATCTTCAGACTGGCTTTAGACAAAATCAGCTATAGTATGAAGGCCAGGCTGGTCCTGATAAAAGGTTAACATCTTTGATAAGTAAAAAGACTGTACAGgtcctttttaaataaaagtttcccATACAAAAATAGAGAAAGGATAATGGGTAAACAAGAAAAGAACTACAAGCTGATAAATATatgaaaggaaacaggaaaatggACATTTAAACCACAGAGTTATCACTACACACCCACCAAAATAGCACAATTTTAAGTTTGACAGTTCTAAAACTGGCATGGAAGGATGTGTCACAGTGCACTGATGGTAGTCTAAACTGGGCCAGTCTTTCAGAAAATTAGCTTCATTTCAGCAAAacggctctctggggaggccttacaaatagctgtgaaaagaagagaagtgaaaagcaaaggagaaaaggaaagatacaagcatctgaatgcagagtttcaaagaatagcaagaagagataagaaagccttcctcagtgatcaatgcaaagaaatagaggaaaacaatagaatgggaaagactagagatctcttcaagaaaattagagataccaagggaatatttcatgcaaagatgggctcaataaaagacagaaatggtatggacctaacagaagcagaagatattaagaagaggtggcaagaatacacagaagaactgtacaaaaaagatcttcacgacccagataaccacgatggtgtgatcactgacctagagccagacatcctggaatgtgaaatcaagtgggccttagaaagcatcattatgaacaaagctagtggaggtgatggaattccagttgagctatttcaaatcctaaaagatgacgctgtgaaagtgctgcactcaatatgccggcaaatttggaaaactcagcagcggccacaagcctggaaaaggtcagttttcattccaatcccaaagaaaggcaatgccaaagaatgctcaaactaccacacaattgcactcatctcacatgctagtaaagtaatgctcaaaattctccaatccaggcttcagcaatacgtgaacagtgaacttccagatgttcaagctggttttagaaaaggcagaggaaccagagatcaaattgccaacatccgctggatcatcgaaaaagcaagagagttccaaaaaaacatctatttctgctttattgactatgccaaagcctttgactgtgtggatcacaataaactgtagaaaattctgaaagagatggaataccagaccacccgacctgcctcttgagaaacctatatgcaggtcaggcagagCATTTATCTGTCTTCAAGTGAAAGGTTCTTataagaaagtatggaaaataaAGCTGACAAAAGTTCAAGAATCAAGAAGCCATAACTTTTTGCAAAACTGTACAAATTTTCAAAATACTCTCATTTAGAGTTGACTCTTTAAAAATGTGGGTTTGAATGCAGGGATCCACTTACACACAGATGCTTTTTAATAGTAAATAGCAGAGTACTACACagtctgcagttggttgaatccacctATAGGCAGAGGAACCCAGGATATGGAGGACCAACTATAATTACATATTGATTAATCCCTatactgttcaagggtcaactgtattttatCTTATTATGAAAAACATTATCATGTCAGTTATTTAAACTTTTCCAATTGGCAACAGGTACTCACTAAAAGTTTCTGAGTACAGAGAACAGCATGGAagtattgatttaaaaatattcatctggTGGCAGGAGAACACAGTAATCCAGGTTCAAGGTTTTCTGTACTGGAACTACAGTGGTGACAAGCAGGATTAGGCTTATTGATAAAAGAATGACTTGACAGGTCTTGATGATTGTCTGCAGGGTTAAGGGAGGTATCAAACACAACTATAAGAGTTTGAGCCCGAATGACTAGGAGAATATCATATAGGAACCaggactttttatattttaagtctaAAAGTATCATCAAAAAGTGATAACCTatttgagaaaagaatctaaaaaacaattaatatatgtatatgcatatataacttaatcactttgctgtacacccaaaacacaatattgtaaatcaaccatactccaataaaattaacaaaaagaaaagggatAAGGAATATCTAAATAGGAATATTCACTAAGCTGCTAGAAATTTCAGAACAGACTTCAAGGGAGTTCATGAttagagatatcactttacaccAGTTAGATGGTGAAATTCAGAAACCTAaccaatcattttttaaatgtattcaactCATTGATGCAAGAAGTTATATTTTTAGTGTCTACAATAAAATGATAGAGTAAAATATTGAAAAGGCTGAAATAAAACTCTGGATTATCCAGAACATTTCAAGAAGAACAGCAATTAAAGATCACAATGTTGCAAGTCACTGACCATTATGATGGTGGAACTCGCAGATGGGAAAATAGGGAGAGCTGTCATTTATTGTGGGGAAAAGAGCTTTTTACATGGGGAGAACAGCTGGGATTAAGTTTATGGGATGAGAATTTCCCAATTCTAAACTGAATATttacatgcaaattaaaaacaagactTCTAATAAGTGTGTTGAGCCTTAAATAGGAATTAGCTgcagaaaagattttcaaaagaataaaaaacaaaaccagggctatggagaatattaaaaataaagcaatatagtTCGAATTTCTTATAGAATgaaggaaatgattttaaaagaaaaaatacagaaaaacccagtagtaaaaaaaaaaaaaaagagagagagaatatccataagtaaaatgaatacaaagaaaaaaaaatcaagatgcacaaagaaaaaaaaaatcaagatgcaaGTATAGATAAAAAGGTAAACAAAGAAATTAGCTGTAGTCTGTCACACTAAAATTAGTTGACAAGCTTGCTTatatctcaacattcaaaaataaagatcgtggcatctggtcccatgacttcatggtaaataggttgggaaaaatggaaacagtggcaattttcttttcttgggctccaaaatcactgcagatggtgacctcagccatgaaattcaaagacacttgctccttggaagaaaagcaatgacaaacttagacagtatattcatatattcaaaatcagagacatcactttgcctacaaaggaccatataatcaaagctatggttcttccagtagtcatgtatggatgtgagagttggacaataaagaaggctgagcactgaagaattgatgctttcgaattgaggtgctggagaagatgcttgagagccccttggacagcaaggaaatcaaaccagtcaatcctaaaggaaatcaaccctgaatattcattggaaggactgatgctgaaggtccaGAGCTTTGGCCACCTTAcacaaagagccaattcactggaagaccctcatgctgggaaaagactgagggcaagaggagaaggggctgacacaggatgagacggttggatgccatcaccaactcagtggacatgagtctgagtaaactccaggagataatgaaggacagggaggcccagcatgcCACAAtacacagggtcgcaaagagttggacacaacttagcaactgaacaataacaagaaattatggctgaagtTATCAGTAACATAAATACATCACAATAAAAACTgtgtacaaagaaaaaaattttaagaccatttcagtttaaatttatttttcaaaatacaactaggagaaaatttaaaaaataatcatgcaAAACTCTGCTATCTGAAAAACTATCGTCATATTCCTGTGTCCTCATTCCTAGTTTTTGTATGCAAGTTTTATAGCCAGAATCACAAAATACACACTTACAtgttctctccttttttaaatgaaagttttcAAATGCAAAGTATTCTGTACACATTAACTGCTCTCTAAAGTACTATAAGGAAAAGATTTGTTAAGCAACTCATCCAAGGATACAAAACTAATAGAGCTGGTATTCAAATCCAAATTTGTCTGATTCCATATCCCAGCCCTTTTCATTATATCAATACTTAGCTGCAACAAGACAATGATTCTGAATTACAGGAAATTCTAATAGGTAAAGAAAAGCAGACAGGTCTGGGATGGGGCAAAAATGTTTAGCATCTTCTAAATGCTAGACCTGCATtgtccaatacagtagccactagccacttgTGAATATTATTAGCTCTAGCCTAAGTGGACAATGTTTGCTAAGCCTTTCTCATCTTGCTCAGCAGCACCTTCATTCATGCTTTGATTTTCTTCATAGGACTTAGTGAttttatttagttgctaaatcgtgtccaactctttgtgaccccatggactgttagcacgccaggctcctctgtccatgggatttctcaggcaagaatattggagtgggttgccatttccttctcctggggatcttcctgacccaggcattgaacctgggtctcctacattggcaggcggatacCTTActgctgagcaccagggaagcctttagaaCAGTTTCTAAAATCATGTTAATTATGGTTCATCCCCTATGTCGCTATAGGGGGAAATGGCCTTATCAATCTAGTTACTACTGAATCTACTATAACATTATCTGATCTGATACAAACTGAATGTTCCAATAAGTTATCTGTTGAACTAATATGTTTAGAAATTCAGGGGTATATGGTAAGTGATCTCCAAAGACAGTTTCCAACAACTAATTCCACTCCTCTCTGTAAGTACACGTCACTCCTCACATCAAGAAGGGGGCCTTATTTTCTCCCTGCACAAATCTGAGCTGTACCTGTGCTTGTTTTGACAAGTAAAATATGGCAGAAAAGGTGCTCTGGAACCTGTGAGCCTGAGCCTTAGGAGAACTGGAAGCGTGTGCTTCCTTCTTCATGGAATGCTGGATCTTGGGACCTACCCACTTGGAACCCAGCCACCATGACGTGAGCAGCCACATGAGGAAGAACCAAGTCACGCCTATTATCAGctccaactgagctctcaggccAGGTCGTGACTAGCATATGAGACCTCTTCACTTCCGGCCCAATTAGGCTCCTAGATGACTGAGGTCACAGCTGACCTGAGAGGGCGTAGAAACCACCACCCAGCTAAGCCCAGTTAACCCACAGACTCATGAGAAACAATTAAACAGCTGTTTTAAGTCACGAAGTTTGGGGTGGTTTGTCATGTGGTGACAGATAACTCAAACAGAGCAAACACAACTAGCTGAAAATAGCTTTGTTAATAAACTTACTACAATACATGATGATTTATCAAAAATGAAATCTCAAAACTAGCTAATCTTAACTCCATTTATAGAAACTGTAGCAAa
This genomic window from Bos indicus x Bos taurus breed Angus x Brahman F1 hybrid chromosome 12, Bos_hybrid_MaternalHap_v2.0, whole genome shotgun sequence contains:
- the COMMD6 gene encoding COMM domain-containing protein 6 isoform X2 translates to MAVSSDSCRSLKYPYVAVMLKVADHSGQVKNKSFEMTIPQFQNFYRQFKEIAAIIETV